GGACGCGATCCGCAGGTCCAGCGCCGCTTCGACCAGTGCCATCCGGTCCGCCGCCGTCAGTACGGCGCCCGAGGCCAGCACCCGGCTCTCGCCGGCCACCCATGCGGATGTCCCGGACCCGGCCGCCTGGTGGTACTCCTCGACCAGTGCGAGGATCTCGTCCTTGAGGTTGTCGTTCATCGGGTACCTTCCGCAGGGCAGCCAGCAATGGGTTGGGCCTGACCCTCTCCGGCGGTCCGCCAGATCCAGCGCAGGGTCTCCGGTAGCGTTCGAGCAGCCGACCAGTCCAGGTGGCGCCGGGCCAGAGTCGGATCCGCGATCTGCCAGCCGGCGGCCAGAGACCGCCCGCCGCCCTCGGGCGCCGGGAGCACGTCGATCGTGAACTCCACTCCGCTGGCCGACGCAAGCCCGCGGACCAGCTCGTAGGCGCTGCTCGCCCGCCCGGTGCCGAGATTGAGCACCGGTACGCCCGTGAGCCGCCTCGACACGGTCGAGCGGAGGACCGCCTCCGCCAGATCGCGGGCATCGGCGTAGTCGCGGTGCTGTCTCAGGTCGAACAGGGTGAGCCGCGCCGGGCGTCCGTCCCGCCGTGCTCGGTTGAGCGTCTGCAAGGTCCTGCCGAGCAGGCTCGCAGGCGACATGCTCGATCCGATGGCGTTGAAGATGCGGAGGACCACAACGTCCAGCGACGCCTCTTGGGCGATCTCGAAGATCCTCCGGGTGCCCCGCAGCTTGGTTCGCCCGTACTCCGACCGCGGTGCCTCCGGGCAGCCCTCGTCGGTCGCGTGCGGGTGGGGCAATGGTCCGTACTCCAGCGACGAGCCGAGATGCACCAACCGGGCGGTGCTGCGGAGGTCGGCCATCGCCAGCGCCAGTTGCTCCGGGAGCTCGGCATTGGCCGCCTGCAGCAGGGAAGTGTCATTCCGCCAGATCTCACCGACCGCGTTGACCACGGCATCCGGGGCGTACCGGTTGATCATCGAGGCGAACTGAGCCCGTCGCGGAGCGCCGGCGTCCAGCTCGGCCACTCCGCACCCCGCCGGCACGGCGGCCGGCCGCCGGGTCACCACGGTGACGTCCGTGCCCGCGGTGGACAGACTGTCGAGGACATGCCGACCGAGGAATCCGGTGCCACCGATCAGGA
The sequence above is a segment of the Streptomyces sp. NBC_01255 genome. Coding sequences within it:
- a CDS encoding NAD-dependent epimerase/dehydratase family protein, which codes for MTSESLVAPRPAKVLLIGGTGFLGRHVLDSLSTAGTDVTVVTRRPAAVPAGCGVAELDAGAPRRAQFASMINRYAPDAVVNAVGEIWRNDTSLLQAANAELPEQLALAMADLRSTARLVHLGSSLEYGPLPHPHATDEGCPEAPRSEYGRTKLRGTRRIFEIAQEASLDVVVLRIFNAIGSSMSPASLLGRTLQTLNRARRDGRPARLTLFDLRQHRDYADARDLAEAVLRSTVSRRLTGVPVLNLGTGRASSAYELVRGLASASGVEFTIDVLPAPEGGGRSLAAGWQIADPTLARRHLDWSAARTLPETLRWIWRTAGEGQAQPIAGCPAEGTR